In one window of Candidatus Krumholzibacteriia bacterium DNA:
- the amrB gene encoding AmmeMemoRadiSam system protein B: MITVRDPAVAGFFYPAEASALERTVSDLLAGPASAARSPQALIVPHAGYDYSGPVAASAYRCLQARTEPIRRVLLVGPSHRSVFGGFVVPRADAFRTPLGDVAVDPELRARAVARDDVLEEDPPHRFEHSLEVQLPFLQLVLDDVSVLPVLVGFATGEDCATLVDALWTEPDTLLVVSSDLSHEHDEATARRLDRATAEAIERRKPQHVDEDDACGCIGIQGLLRVAIDRGLQVERVDLRTSADTMGSPARVVGYGAFVVFEPAADDVT, encoded by the coding sequence ATGATCACCGTTCGGGATCCGGCCGTGGCGGGGTTCTTCTACCCCGCCGAGGCGTCCGCCCTCGAGCGTACGGTCTCCGACCTGCTCGCCGGGCCGGCGTCCGCCGCCCGGTCGCCGCAGGCACTGATCGTTCCGCACGCCGGGTACGACTACTCCGGTCCGGTGGCCGCCTCGGCGTACCGCTGCCTGCAGGCGCGGACCGAACCGATCCGGCGCGTGCTTCTGGTCGGGCCGAGCCACCGGTCGGTCTTCGGCGGCTTCGTCGTGCCGCGCGCCGATGCCTTCCGCACCCCGCTGGGCGACGTGGCCGTCGATCCCGAGCTCCGCGCCCGCGCCGTCGCGCGCGACGACGTGCTCGAGGAGGATCCTCCGCACCGCTTCGAGCACAGCCTCGAAGTGCAGCTGCCCTTCCTGCAGCTCGTGCTCGACGACGTCTCGGTCCTGCCGGTGCTGGTCGGCTTCGCCACGGGCGAGGACTGCGCCACCCTCGTCGACGCGCTCTGGACCGAGCCCGACACTCTGCTCGTGGTCAGCTCCGACCTGAGCCACGAGCACGACGAGGCCACGGCACGGCGTCTGGACAGGGCCACCGCCGAGGCCATCGAACGCCGGAAGCCGCAGCACGTCGACGAAGACGACGCCTGCGGCTGCATCGGTATCCAGGGACTGCTCCGCGTGGCGATCGACCGGGGCCTGCAGGTCGAGCGGGTGGACCTGCGGACCTCGGCCGACACGATGGGCTCGCCAGCGCGCGTGGTCGGTTACGGTGCCTTCGTGGTCTTCGAGCCCGCCGCCGACGACGTCACTTGA
- a CDS encoding Ig-like domain-containing protein — translation MSTAFRILLLSCCIVAVSFPSGKVRAQEGFVDALPAPVSERASEPRGVEPEGEPVPQADPSELDEAAARRAGDPPIGMPDFYIVEQDQVLDVDAAEGVMRNDREPEGESFQVVSFFPPDNGTLSLVTTGAFTYEPDLGFAGVDSFRYTLSDGDVTSDLVTVRFDVQESFARAPIAVADHFSVAAGETLVVEAPGLLANDYDLDGDAVTARSFFSPPNGDLSLNTAGAIEYVPNEGFTGIETFTYAIGDGALNSEVAGEVSIVVYDGNRAPVNAQDAYYTPADTPLSIDAPGLLVNDVDPDGDTIIAQSFFPPENGDVSLVVNGSFTYTPDPGFVGTDTFVYVSSDGEASSTSTTVTLVVGTFGDIATGVLTPPTPGGFALEAPTPNPFNPSTELRFRLDDAGPAQLRIYDLRGRLVRELVAETRTAGTYTATWDGTDASGRAVASGAYVAELRSGSKRAVQKLQLVK, via the coding sequence ATGTCCACCGCGTTTCGTATCCTTCTCCTGTCCTGCTGCATCGTCGCCGTATCGTTCCCGTCGGGGAAGGTTCGGGCGCAGGAGGGATTCGTCGACGCCCTGCCGGCGCCCGTGTCGGAGCGTGCCTCCGAACCGCGCGGTGTCGAGCCGGAGGGCGAGCCCGTCCCCCAGGCCGATCCGTCCGAACTCGACGAGGCCGCCGCACGGCGCGCCGGCGATCCGCCGATCGGCATGCCCGACTTCTACATCGTCGAGCAGGACCAGGTGCTCGACGTCGACGCCGCCGAAGGCGTCATGCGCAACGATCGGGAACCGGAGGGCGAGTCCTTCCAGGTCGTGAGCTTCTTCCCGCCGGACAACGGCACCCTGTCCCTGGTCACGACCGGCGCGTTCACCTACGAACCGGATCTGGGCTTCGCCGGCGTCGACAGCTTCCGTTACACCCTGAGCGACGGCGACGTCACGTCGGACCTGGTCACCGTCCGTTTCGACGTCCAGGAGTCCTTCGCGCGGGCTCCGATCGCCGTGGCCGATCACTTCTCGGTGGCCGCGGGCGAGACCCTCGTCGTCGAGGCTCCTGGCCTGCTGGCCAACGACTACGACCTCGACGGGGACGCGGTGACCGCGCGGAGCTTCTTCTCGCCGCCGAACGGGGACCTGTCGCTCAACACGGCCGGCGCGATCGAGTACGTGCCGAACGAGGGGTTCACGGGAATCGAGACCTTCACCTATGCGATCGGCGACGGGGCGTTGAACTCCGAGGTCGCCGGCGAGGTGAGCATCGTGGTGTACGACGGCAATCGCGCGCCGGTGAACGCCCAGGACGCCTACTACACGCCTGCGGACACGCCCCTGTCGATCGATGCCCCGGGTCTGCTCGTCAACGACGTCGATCCCGACGGCGACACCATCATCGCGCAGTCGTTCTTCCCACCGGAGAACGGCGACGTTTCGCTCGTCGTCAACGGCTCCTTCACCTACACGCCGGATCCCGGCTTCGTCGGCACCGATACCTTCGTGTACGTCAGCTCCGACGGGGAGGCCTCGTCGACGTCGACCACGGTGACGCTGGTGGTGGGGACCTTCGGTGACATCGCCACCGGTGTCCTGACGCCACCCACTCCTGGCGGCTTCGCGCTCGAGGCTCCGACACCGAATCCCTTCAACCCGTCGACGGAGCTGCGCTTCCGTCTCGACGACGCCGGTCCGGCGCAGCTGAGGATCTACGACCTGCGCGGGCGTCTCGTGCGCGAACTCGTCGCCGAGACGCGGACGGCCGGGACCTACACCGCGACCTGGGACGGCACCGATGCGTCGGGGCGCGCCGTGGCGAGCGGAGCCTACGTGGCGGAGCTGCGGAGTGGTTCGAAGCGGGCGGTGCAGAAGCTGCAGCTCGTCAAGTGA